The following coding sequences lie in one Mycobacterium sp. DL440 genomic window:
- a CDS encoding acyl-CoA dehydrogenase family protein, with amino-acid sequence MITLSAEEQAIVETVRDFVDKQVRPVVRELEHANTYPEELIEAMKEMGIFGLAIPEPYGFAAVSMPCYAQVTEELARGWMSLAGAMGGHTVVSKLLLQFGTEEQKGKYLPRMATGELRATMALTEPGGGSDLQAMRTVATKDESGYVINGSKTWISNARKAGLVALLCKTDPAASPAHKGVSILLVEKVPGFTVSKDLPKLGYKGVESCEINFVDCHVDSDALLGGVEGRGFAQMMKGLEVGRIQVAARATGVARAAFDDALQYAQDRESFGVPIWKHQSVGNMLADMGTKLYAARSLLLDAAERIDGGGRCDMEAGMAKLFASETAMEIALSAVRIHGGYGYSTEYDVERYFRDAPLMIVGEGTNEIQRGVIAKQLVKRGGLDI; translated from the coding sequence GTGATCACCTTGTCCGCCGAAGAGCAGGCCATCGTCGAAACCGTCCGCGACTTCGTCGACAAGCAGGTGCGTCCCGTCGTCCGCGAACTCGAACATGCCAACACCTACCCCGAAGAACTCATCGAGGCAATGAAGGAGATGGGTATCTTCGGGCTGGCGATCCCGGAACCGTATGGCTTCGCCGCGGTTTCGATGCCGTGCTATGCCCAGGTCACCGAAGAGCTCGCCCGCGGGTGGATGAGCCTGGCCGGCGCAATGGGCGGGCACACCGTGGTGTCAAAGCTGTTGTTGCAGTTCGGCACTGAGGAGCAAAAAGGCAAGTACCTGCCCCGGATGGCCACCGGCGAGCTTCGGGCCACGATGGCACTCACCGAACCCGGCGGCGGCTCCGATCTGCAGGCCATGCGCACCGTCGCAACGAAAGACGAGTCGGGCTACGTGATCAACGGGTCGAAGACCTGGATCAGCAATGCCCGCAAGGCCGGCCTCGTCGCGCTGTTGTGTAAGACCGACCCGGCCGCCTCCCCCGCCCACAAGGGTGTGTCGATCCTGTTGGTGGAGAAGGTCCCCGGTTTCACGGTGTCCAAGGACCTCCCGAAGCTGGGATACAAGGGCGTCGAGAGCTGTGAGATCAATTTTGTTGACTGCCACGTGGATTCGGACGCGCTGCTGGGCGGCGTGGAGGGACGTGGCTTCGCGCAGATGATGAAGGGACTCGAGGTCGGCCGGATCCAGGTCGCCGCCCGGGCGACCGGGGTAGCCCGCGCCGCGTTCGACGACGCGCTGCAGTATGCCCAGGACCGGGAGAGCTTCGGGGTTCCGATCTGGAAGCATCAGTCGGTCGGCAACATGCTCGCCGACATGGGCACCAAGCTCTACGCCGCGCGCAGCCTCCTGCTCGATGCCGCCGAGCGCATCGACGGCGGCGGGCGTTGCGACATGGAGGCCGGGATGGCCAAGCTGTTCGCCTCCGAGACCGCGATGGAGATCGCGCTGAGCGCCGTGCGCATCCACGGCGGCTACGGCTACTCCACCGAGTACGACGTCGAACGCTATTTCCGCGACGCACCGCTGATGATCGTCGGCGAGGGCACCAACGAGATCCAGCGCGGCGTGATCGCCAAGCAACTCGTCAAGCGCGGCGGACTCGACATCTGA
- a CDS encoding GntR family transcriptional regulator, which translates to MRLSDIASAHVRELIVSGQLHSGEFIRPETVADELGISATPAREGLLQLQTEGFLSVEPRRGFMVTALSSDDIRDIYDAQALLGGELTARAAATITPATVDELERIQDALERAAAAGDFDEEERLNHQFHALIYRLSGSRKMRWLIKTTLAYAPRKFFAAVEGWPEASAQDHRAVIEHLRAGDPDQARAAMSRHIRNAGALLADHHGKHVSTRRTDLESVVRARK; encoded by the coding sequence ATGCGGTTGTCCGACATCGCCTCGGCCCACGTGCGCGAGCTCATCGTCTCGGGGCAGCTGCATTCCGGCGAGTTCATTCGCCCGGAGACCGTCGCTGACGAACTCGGCATCAGCGCCACCCCGGCACGCGAAGGTCTGCTGCAGCTTCAGACCGAGGGCTTTCTGTCCGTCGAGCCTCGACGCGGCTTCATGGTGACCGCGCTGTCGAGCGACGACATCCGCGACATCTACGACGCTCAGGCACTGTTGGGCGGTGAACTCACCGCCCGCGCCGCCGCCACGATCACGCCGGCGACAGTCGACGAACTCGAGCGGATCCAGGACGCGCTCGAACGTGCCGCTGCGGCCGGAGATTTCGACGAAGAGGAACGCCTCAACCATCAGTTCCACGCCCTGATCTACCGGCTGAGCGGTTCCCGCAAGATGCGCTGGCTGATCAAAACGACGCTGGCCTATGCGCCCCGCAAGTTCTTCGCCGCGGTGGAAGGGTGGCCCGAGGCCTCGGCCCAGGATCACCGCGCCGTCATCGAGCACCTGCGAGCAGGAGATCCCGATCAGGCCCGCGCCGCGATGTCCCGACATATCCGCAATGCCGGTGCGCTACTCGCCGATCACCATGGCAAACACGTCTCCACACGTCGAACAGATCTTGAATCGGTTGTTCGCGCCCGCAAATAA
- a CDS encoding ABC transporter ATP-binding protein, which produces MAARAGNLTEEVAVVRELSRSFGGTTILDAVDLTIRKGEFVALLGRSGSGKSTLLRALAGLDHGVAGTGDLYVARDVSVVFQDSRLLPWARVLDNVALGLSGREVRQQASAVLDDVGLAGREQAWPYELSGGEQQRVALARSLVRNPALLLADEPFGALDALTRVRMHHLLKELCAKYEPGVLLVTHDVDEAVTLADRVLVLDGGTFVVDRHLDFQTPEARTYRNPEFVAHREALLAALGVGEAE; this is translated from the coding sequence GTGGCGGCGCGCGCTGGGAACCTGACCGAAGAAGTCGCTGTCGTCCGTGAGCTCAGCCGTTCATTCGGTGGCACAACGATTCTCGATGCGGTGGACCTGACGATCCGCAAGGGCGAATTCGTGGCCCTGCTCGGCCGCAGCGGCTCTGGTAAGAGCACGCTGCTGCGCGCTCTGGCCGGGTTGGACCACGGGGTAGCCGGAACAGGGGACCTGTACGTCGCCCGCGATGTGTCGGTGGTGTTCCAGGATTCCCGGCTGCTGCCGTGGGCGCGGGTGCTCGACAACGTTGCGCTCGGTTTGTCCGGCCGCGAGGTCAGGCAACAGGCCAGCGCTGTGCTCGACGATGTCGGCCTGGCCGGGCGCGAGCAGGCTTGGCCGTACGAGCTGTCCGGCGGCGAGCAGCAACGCGTGGCCTTGGCCCGCTCACTGGTGCGCAATCCCGCGCTATTGCTGGCGGATGAGCCCTTCGGGGCCCTCGACGCCCTGACGCGGGTGCGCATGCACCACCTGCTCAAAGAGCTGTGCGCGAAATACGAACCCGGGGTACTGCTGGTGACCCACGATGTCGACGAGGCGGTCACCCTGGCCGACCGGGTTCTCGTCCTCGACGGCGGAACGTTCGTCGTGGATCGCCACCTGGATTTCCAGACTCCGGAGGCCCGCACGTACCGCAACCCGGAGTTCGTCGCGCATCGCGAGGCGCTGCTCGCTGCGCTCGGGGTGGGGGAGGCGGAGTAG
- a CDS encoding ABC transporter permease: protein MTTVQTAPSSATAEAEAVERQDYPHLERRSGAQRRRRLGPGRAIPASLAIGPLLLLAVWIVTSQLGILDPRTLPPPLDILRTAGEMWSDGRLPTNILASLKLASISLAIGVTLGLALSLISGLSRIGEAIVDGPVQVKRAVPTLAIIPLAIIWFGIGDTMKIIIIATSVLIPVYINTTAQLKGVDLRHVELAETVGLSRSQFIRKVAIPGALPGFFTGLRLAVTISWTALVVVEQVNATSGIGYLMTQARLYGQLDVVVVGLLVYAVFGLTGDYAVRAVERRALSWRRALGT, encoded by the coding sequence GTGACCACCGTCCAGACGGCACCCTCTTCGGCGACGGCGGAAGCGGAGGCCGTCGAACGCCAGGACTATCCGCACCTGGAACGCCGATCGGGAGCACAACGGCGGCGACGGTTGGGGCCGGGCCGGGCGATCCCCGCGTCGCTCGCGATCGGACCGCTGTTGCTACTGGCCGTCTGGATCGTCACCTCGCAACTCGGCATCCTCGATCCGCGCACCCTGCCGCCGCCGCTGGACATCCTGCGCACCGCCGGCGAGATGTGGTCGGACGGCCGGTTGCCGACGAATATTCTGGCGTCACTCAAACTGGCGTCGATCTCGCTGGCCATCGGTGTGACACTGGGCCTGGCGCTTTCGCTCATCTCGGGGCTGAGCCGCATCGGGGAGGCCATCGTCGACGGGCCGGTCCAGGTCAAGCGCGCGGTGCCGACTCTCGCCATCATCCCGCTGGCGATCATCTGGTTCGGCATCGGCGACACCATGAAGATCATCATCATCGCCACCAGCGTGCTGATCCCCGTCTACATCAACACCACCGCGCAGCTCAAGGGTGTCGACCTGCGGCACGTCGAACTGGCTGAAACCGTTGGGCTGTCGCGCAGTCAGTTCATCCGCAAGGTGGCCATCCCGGGTGCCCTACCCGGGTTCTTCACCGGGCTGCGGCTCGCGGTCACCATCTCGTGGACCGCGCTGGTGGTCGTCGAACAGGTCAATGCGACCAGCGGCATCGGCTATCTGATGACCCAGGCCCGGCTGTACGGGCAGCTCGACGTCGTGGTGGTCGGACTGCTGGTCTACGCGGTGTTCGGGCTCACCGGGGACTATGCGGTCAGGGCCGTGGAGAGGAGAGCCTTGTCGTGGCGGCGCGCGCTGGGAACCTGA
- a CDS encoding ABC transporter substrate-binding protein, with amino-acid sequence MRNPLTRVTRVILAAGLVASVVAACQSSGSGASGAGGLSADAPIPVAVPKGTSLVVADDANRLKTLFKLSGEQDRLSADVTYANFSSGPLRLEAIRSGNAQLGRVGDVPPILAHYSDAGVPIVGAVKYDGNGLVLATSPGSGISTLKDLAGKKIAINEGTAQQAVVLRNLKSVGLSIKDVQPVNLGLAEFADGLRADQVNAAVLKQPDRVRYLTSTKGEGSIEIPNAPGAYPGLYYVYASLEALSDPGRAAAIREFVIAWYRAEQWLNDHKQTWIDEYLIKDQKVGPEDAKAIAAADGRSSVPGFTDELINTQQETIDLLQQAGAFPGKTLHARDEFDPRFADLNATSAGNQ; translated from the coding sequence ATGCGTAATCCGTTGACCCGCGTGACCCGGGTGATTCTGGCCGCCGGCCTCGTTGCAAGCGTGGTAGCCGCCTGCCAGTCGTCCGGATCCGGTGCGTCGGGTGCCGGCGGCCTGTCGGCCGACGCACCGATTCCGGTGGCGGTTCCGAAGGGCACCAGCCTGGTGGTGGCTGATGACGCGAACCGGCTCAAGACACTGTTCAAACTCTCGGGCGAGCAGGACCGGCTCAGCGCCGACGTCACCTACGCCAACTTCAGCAGCGGACCGCTGCGCCTGGAGGCAATCCGTTCCGGCAACGCACAATTGGGCCGGGTCGGCGATGTGCCGCCCATCCTCGCGCACTATTCGGACGCCGGGGTGCCGATCGTCGGTGCCGTGAAATACGACGGGAACGGGCTGGTGCTGGCCACCTCGCCCGGGTCGGGCATCTCGACGCTGAAAGACCTGGCGGGCAAGAAGATCGCGATCAACGAGGGCACGGCGCAACAGGCGGTCGTGCTGCGCAATCTCAAGTCCGTGGGCCTGAGCATCAAGGACGTGCAGCCGGTCAATCTGGGCCTGGCCGAGTTCGCCGACGGCCTGCGTGCCGACCAGGTCAACGCCGCGGTGCTCAAGCAACCGGACCGTGTCCGCTACCTCACCTCCACCAAGGGGGAGGGGAGCATCGAAATCCCCAATGCCCCAGGCGCTTATCCCGGTCTGTATTACGTCTACGCCAGCCTGGAAGCGCTGTCCGATCCGGGACGCGCCGCGGCCATCCGTGAGTTCGTCATTGCGTGGTACCGCGCCGAGCAGTGGCTCAACGACCACAAGCAGACCTGGATCGACGAGTATCTGATCAAAGACCAGAAGGTCGGCCCGGAGGATGCCAAGGCGATCGCGGCAGCCGACGGACGCTCCTCGGTGCCGGGATTCACCGATGAGCTGATCAACACCCAGCAGGAGACGATCGACCTGCTTCAGCAGGCCGGCGCGTTCCCAGGAAAGACGTTGCACGCCAGGGACGAATTCGATCCCCGCTTCGCTGATCTCAACGCGACATCGGCAGGCAACCAGTGA
- a CDS encoding LLM class flavin-dependent oxidoreductase, whose translation MAAPARQLHLNAFLRNIGQHEAAWRLPETDLAGITDIAHYIELARIAERGKLDAVFFADHPVLKDQTEFRPFDALDPVTLVAALAGATTSVGLIATASTTYNDPYGLARRFATLDHVSRGRAGWNVVTTANASAAANFGVPSHPDPAERYRRADEFLQVALKLWDSWDDDAIVGDKVAPRFVDPAKIHAINHSGPYFDVAGPLEVPRSPQGHPVLFQAGSSEPGKDLAARYAEAIFTAQPTLEEARDFYRDVKARVRRHGRNPDQVHVLPGLSAIIGGTEAEAHQRQREFEDLTVPDYGLDQLSAIVGFTVTKDDLERKLSFPSEDPGDTFIKSRLALVKRLVETENLTVRELLLRLSSGRGHRLFAGTPEQVADTIEEWFTTGGADGFNLIPPALPSSLTDFVDQVVPELQRRGIFREEYTGTTLRDHLGLDRPANRFSTDTDAAVSAAS comes from the coding sequence ATGGCTGCGCCCGCACGGCAGTTGCACCTCAACGCATTTCTGCGCAATATCGGCCAGCACGAAGCGGCGTGGCGCCTTCCCGAAACCGATCTGGCCGGCATCACCGACATCGCTCACTACATCGAACTGGCCCGCATCGCCGAGCGCGGAAAGCTCGACGCGGTTTTCTTTGCCGATCACCCAGTGCTCAAGGACCAGACCGAGTTTCGCCCGTTCGACGCTCTGGATCCGGTCACCTTGGTCGCCGCGCTGGCCGGGGCCACCACGAGCGTCGGGCTGATCGCGACGGCATCCACCACGTACAACGACCCGTACGGCCTGGCGCGGCGATTTGCCACACTGGACCATGTGAGCCGGGGTCGAGCCGGCTGGAACGTGGTGACGACGGCCAACGCGTCGGCCGCGGCCAACTTCGGGGTGCCGAGTCACCCGGACCCCGCAGAGCGCTACCGGCGTGCCGATGAGTTTCTTCAGGTCGCGTTGAAGTTGTGGGACAGCTGGGACGACGACGCCATCGTCGGCGACAAGGTGGCGCCGCGCTTCGTGGATCCGGCCAAGATCCATGCCATCAACCATTCCGGGCCGTACTTCGACGTGGCGGGGCCGCTGGAAGTGCCGCGCTCTCCGCAAGGGCACCCGGTGCTGTTCCAGGCCGGATCATCCGAGCCCGGTAAGGATCTCGCCGCCAGGTACGCCGAGGCCATCTTCACCGCACAGCCCACGCTGGAGGAGGCCAGAGACTTCTACCGCGACGTCAAGGCGCGCGTCCGCCGCCATGGTCGCAACCCCGACCAGGTGCACGTCCTGCCCGGATTGTCGGCGATCATCGGCGGCACCGAAGCTGAGGCCCACCAGCGTCAGCGCGAATTCGAGGACCTCACGGTGCCTGATTACGGGCTGGATCAGCTGAGCGCCATCGTCGGCTTCACGGTGACCAAGGACGATCTCGAACGGAAACTGAGCTTCCCGTCCGAGGATCCGGGCGACACGTTCATCAAGAGCCGACTCGCCCTGGTGAAGCGTCTGGTGGAAACCGAGAACCTCACCGTCCGTGAGTTGCTGCTGCGGCTCAGCAGCGGCCGCGGGCACCGGTTGTTCGCCGGCACTCCCGAACAGGTTGCCGACACCATCGAGGAATGGTTCACCACCGGTGGGGCCGACGGATTCAACCTCATCCCGCCGGCGTTGCCGTCGTCACTGACCGATTTCGTCGACCAGGTGGTTCCAGAGTTGCAGCGCCGCGGCATCTTCCGTGAGGAATACACCGGCACCACACTCCGTGACCACCTCGGTTTGGACCGGCCGGCCAACCGATTCAGTACCGACACGGACGCTGCCGTGTCGGCGGCGAGCTGA
- a CDS encoding LLM class flavin-dependent oxidoreductase encodes MTMPVMEPQLDATTLRSWAHVIDGGPFSSLCWGERIAFDNPDSLTLLGALAAWTDRVRLVTTVVVPQLHNPVMLAKGLATGDLLSGGRLTVGIGVGGRHEDYHAVGADPASQTRRGMAERVAVMKRVWAGERVTDSVLPVGPPPVQSGGPPLQIGSIGPKTIRDAAVWADGVAGTTLDLDLARQAELFDVARTAWAAAGKPKPHLATSFWFALGRPEEARAQVHRHLRRYMNWIPAEYVDAMAPMTGWAGTEEELVEVLGKFEDIGTDEVHLIPTSSDIDQLRRVAEVAKVLA; translated from the coding sequence ATGACGATGCCGGTCATGGAACCTCAGTTGGATGCGACGACGCTGCGGTCTTGGGCGCACGTCATCGACGGAGGCCCGTTCTCGTCGCTGTGCTGGGGCGAGCGCATCGCCTTCGACAATCCCGACAGCCTGACCCTGCTGGGCGCGCTGGCGGCCTGGACCGACCGGGTGCGGCTGGTCACCACCGTTGTGGTGCCGCAGCTGCACAATCCGGTGATGCTGGCCAAGGGCCTGGCCACCGGTGATCTGCTCAGCGGCGGGCGGTTGACCGTGGGCATTGGTGTCGGCGGTCGCCACGAGGACTATCACGCGGTCGGCGCCGACCCGGCGTCCCAGACCCGGCGGGGAATGGCCGAGCGGGTCGCGGTGATGAAGCGGGTGTGGGCCGGCGAGCGGGTCACCGACTCGGTGCTTCCAGTCGGGCCGCCACCGGTTCAGAGCGGTGGGCCGCCACTGCAGATCGGCTCGATCGGGCCCAAGACCATCCGGGACGCCGCGGTCTGGGCCGACGGCGTGGCCGGCACAACCTTGGATCTGGATCTGGCCCGCCAAGCCGAGTTGTTCGACGTCGCCCGGACCGCGTGGGCCGCGGCCGGCAAACCCAAGCCGCACCTGGCCACCTCATTCTGGTTCGCGCTCGGTAGACCCGAGGAGGCCCGCGCGCAGGTACACCGGCACCTGCGCCGGTATATGAACTGGATCCCGGCTGAATACGTCGACGCCATGGCTCCCATGACGGGCTGGGCCGGTACCGAAGAGGAATTGGTCGAGGTGCTCGGCAAGTTCGAGGACATCGGCACCGACGAGGTACATCTGATCCCGACCAGCTCCGACATCGACCAGCTGCGCCGGGTGGCCGAGGTGGCCAAAGTCCTCGCCTGA
- a CDS encoding VOC family protein, giving the protein MNPMAITTSSVAHVRLTVTDIERSRQFYESVFGWPVLIELPQDADVTTRARLSFLSGGVIYDAGATLIGLRPVGRDAFDENRTGLDHLAFRLTSPAELNDAALHLDDLNIAHEPVKDIGPSYILEFRDPDNIALELTAPK; this is encoded by the coding sequence ATGAACCCCATGGCCATCACCACGTCCTCGGTCGCGCATGTGCGGCTCACGGTCACCGATATCGAACGGTCCCGGCAGTTCTACGAGAGCGTTTTCGGCTGGCCGGTTCTGATCGAATTGCCGCAGGACGCCGACGTCACCACCCGCGCCCGGCTGAGTTTTCTGTCCGGCGGGGTCATCTACGACGCCGGGGCAACGCTGATCGGCCTGCGTCCGGTCGGGCGCGACGCGTTCGACGAGAACCGAACGGGGCTGGACCACTTGGCTTTCCGGCTCACGAGCCCCGCGGAGCTGAACGACGCCGCGCTCCACCTCGACGATCTGAACATCGCGCACGAGCCCGTCAAGGACATCGGCCCCTCCTACATCCTGGAGTTCCGCGACCCCGACAACATCGCGTTGGAGCTCACCGCGCCCAAGTAG
- a CDS encoding DoxX family protein, with product MTALSSPDTHAPGRDGTSLSHKIGIGISVLVGAFLVFDVFGKFTLPQQVKDGTATLGFPSGQALVMGIVLAACVVVFVVPRTAVLGAVGITAYLGGAVTANMRIEAPLFSHTLFAVYLGVLMWIGMVLRRPELLRVAGLRR from the coding sequence ATGACCGCCCTGTCTTCACCCGACACCCATGCCCCAGGCCGTGACGGCACGTCGCTGAGCCACAAGATCGGAATCGGGATCAGCGTGCTCGTCGGCGCCTTTCTCGTATTCGATGTGTTCGGCAAGTTCACCCTTCCGCAGCAGGTGAAGGATGGAACTGCCACCCTCGGCTTTCCCAGTGGGCAGGCCCTGGTGATGGGGATCGTCCTGGCGGCGTGCGTGGTTGTCTTCGTCGTCCCGCGCACGGCGGTGCTCGGCGCGGTGGGCATCACGGCCTACCTCGGCGGCGCTGTCACCGCGAACATGCGCATCGAAGCACCGCTGTTCAGTCACACCCTGTTCGCGGTCTACCTCGGTGTGCTGATGTGGATCGGAATGGTGCTCCGACGCCCCGAGTTGCTCAGGGTTGCCGGCCTGCGTCGTTGA
- a CDS encoding sensor histidine kinase — translation MVAMSETGSPVLPAPPQPSSEPVWKSRNIGVVPTASMITGAAVALVWFWIPLSIMVIGVSSIPSVIGFLLAGVVFIYLMRGVERFERIRSEAVFGFGIGIPPRRLSPHTGFQGWAHQLWLDVGSTRFWKGVCHHYLRMTYDMLATGLAFALLTFAFLGPAAAVAIRHSDNDAGLVFLSPPIAWLLAIVAVIAAVVILILAPAVDAAIDRWLLSPSPTAALEYQVSALADARQGAVSSAQTERHRIERDLHDSVQPRLVSLAMTIGLAQTKMDSDQPAAKALIAEAHDDAKAALVELRNVVRGIAPTILSDRGLDAALSSVVQRAETSGVPTTLHIELPRRLPDEVESVAYFVVAEALTNIAKHANASQAVVTVRLDDTANVLYVSVFDDGQGGAVIDAGENATGLRGLDERVRAAGGSFAVSSPTTGPTIVTAVLPCAS, via the coding sequence ATGGTCGCAATGAGCGAAACCGGATCGCCGGTCCTGCCCGCACCTCCCCAGCCGTCGTCTGAGCCCGTTTGGAAATCGCGCAATATCGGCGTCGTGCCGACCGCGTCGATGATCACCGGTGCCGCCGTCGCGCTCGTGTGGTTCTGGATTCCGTTGTCCATCATGGTCATCGGGGTCTCCTCAATTCCGTCGGTGATCGGATTCCTGCTCGCCGGGGTGGTGTTCATCTACCTGATGCGCGGCGTGGAGCGGTTCGAGCGGATCCGCAGTGAGGCCGTGTTCGGTTTCGGAATCGGTATCCCACCCCGTCGACTGTCACCGCACACGGGCTTCCAGGGCTGGGCGCATCAGCTGTGGCTGGACGTCGGCAGTACCCGGTTTTGGAAAGGTGTCTGCCACCACTACCTGCGGATGACCTACGACATGCTCGCCACCGGCCTCGCATTCGCGTTGCTGACCTTCGCCTTCCTGGGCCCGGCCGCGGCCGTCGCCATCCGTCACAGCGACAACGATGCCGGCCTGGTGTTCCTCTCCCCCCCGATCGCGTGGCTGCTGGCGATCGTCGCCGTCATCGCCGCGGTGGTCATCCTGATACTCGCCCCGGCCGTGGACGCCGCGATCGATCGATGGCTGCTGTCGCCGTCGCCCACCGCCGCCCTGGAATATCAGGTGAGTGCGCTGGCCGATGCCCGGCAGGGCGCGGTGTCCTCTGCGCAGACCGAACGGCACCGCATCGAGCGGGACCTGCACGACAGCGTGCAGCCCCGACTGGTGTCGCTGGCGATGACGATCGGGCTGGCGCAGACAAAGATGGATTCGGACCAGCCCGCCGCCAAGGCGCTGATCGCCGAGGCTCACGACGACGCCAAGGCCGCACTCGTCGAACTGCGCAACGTGGTGCGCGGCATCGCGCCGACGATCCTGTCGGACCGAGGCCTTGACGCAGCACTGTCCTCGGTGGTGCAGCGCGCCGAAACCTCCGGGGTACCAACCACATTGCACATCGAGCTGCCCCGCAGGCTGCCCGATGAAGTGGAATCGGTTGCCTACTTCGTGGTGGCCGAGGCGTTGACCAACATCGCCAAGCACGCCAACGCTTCCCAGGCGGTGGTCACCGTGCGCCTGGATGACACCGCCAACGTGCTGTACGTCTCGGTGTTCGACGACGGCCAGGGCGGCGCCGTCATCGACGCCGGCGAGAACGCCACCGGCCTCCGCGGACTCGACGAACGCGTCCGGGCCGCCGGCGGGTCCTTCGCTGTGTCCAGTCCCACCACGGGTCCGACGATCGTGACGGCGGTGCTGCCATGCGCATCGTGA
- a CDS encoding response regulator transcription factor — MRIVIAEDSALLRAGIERILADAGHEVVAGVPDATNLLRLVNEYHPDLAILDVRMPPTFTDEGIRAAALLRSQNPESPVLVLSHYVEERYAADLIASDTKGFGYLLKDRVADVPAFLDAVEVVGGGGTVLDPEVVSQILVRSARHSVLDQLTPRERDVLQLMAEGRTNSAIAAALHISVGSAEKHIASIFTKFDLAPDESENRRVLAVLHYLET; from the coding sequence ATGCGCATCGTGATCGCCGAGGACTCGGCGCTGCTGCGGGCCGGTATCGAGCGGATCCTGGCCGACGCCGGGCACGAGGTGGTGGCCGGCGTGCCCGACGCCACCAACCTGCTGCGGCTCGTCAACGAGTATCACCCCGACCTGGCCATCCTCGATGTCCGGATGCCGCCAACGTTCACCGACGAGGGCATCCGGGCCGCAGCCCTGCTGCGCAGCCAGAACCCGGAGTCCCCCGTGCTGGTGCTCTCGCACTACGTCGAGGAACGTTACGCGGCCGATCTGATCGCCTCGGACACAAAAGGATTCGGCTACCTGTTGAAGGACCGGGTGGCCGATGTGCCGGCATTTCTCGACGCGGTCGAGGTGGTGGGTGGCGGCGGCACGGTGCTCGATCCGGAGGTGGTGTCACAGATCCTGGTCCGTTCGGCCCGACACAGTGTCCTCGACCAGCTGACCCCGCGTGAACGCGACGTCCTGCAACTCATGGCAGAGGGCAGGACGAACTCGGCCATCGCGGCCGCACTGCACATCTCGGTCGGCTCGGCCGAGAAGCACATCGCCTCGATCTTCACGAAATTCGACCTCGCTCCCGACGAGAGCGAGAACCGCCGCGTGCTCGCGGTGCTGCATTACCTCGAGACCTAG